A stretch of the Aphis gossypii isolate Hap1 chromosome 2, ASM2018417v2, whole genome shotgun sequence genome encodes the following:
- the LOC114125886 gene encoding aldehyde dehydrogenase, dimeric NADP-preferring isoform X7, with protein MANYADVVEKARTAFNSNQTKSLHLRKHHLRQLLKLLNENSSDLQLALASDLRKSKQEAVLFEIEYLKNDIVNALGSVESWMKTERPDKPLINIMDDVLIHKDPYGVVLVMGAWNYPLQLTLLPVVGAIAAGNSVVIKPSEIAPATAKLIAELVPKYLNRDAFPVILGGVEETTQLLKQRFDYIFYTGSTSVGKIVRAAANEYLTPVTLELGGKSPLYIDGTVNMDIAVKRIIWGKCINAGQTCIAPDYILCTRQIQNTFVEKAKQLIKTWYTDDPKNSPDFCRIVSEKHFVRLLDLMTNSGSIAVGGRHDKKDLYIEPTILTDVKPTDPIMKEEIFGPILPIVIVDNAYDAINFINGRNHSPLALYVFTQSKATIDNMLENVKAGGVCVNDTIVHVTVENLPFGGVGLSGMGAYHGKHTFDTFTHRKSCLIKDFNIIGESFSSAKYPPYSDKKLSMVSFLMKKKPNINFKFLPYVFVFGLGVCATFAFKYLNKVHSRSNFRF; from the exons ATGGCTAACTATGCAGAT GTTGTAGAGAAAGCTAGAACAGCTTTCAATAGTAATCAAACAAAATCGTTACATCTCAGAAAACATCACCTTAGGCAACTTCTCAAACTCTTAAATGAAAATTCTTCAGATTTGCAATTAGCCTTAGCTTCTGATTTAAGAaag aGCAAACAAGAAGcagtattatttgaaattgaatatttaaaaaatgatattgtcAACGCTCTAGGTTCAGTAGAATCCTGGATGAAAACAGAAAGG ccTGATAAAccattgattaatataatggatgatgtattaatacataagGATCCATATGGAGTTGTATTGGTAATGGGAGCTTGGAATTACCCATTACAGCTAACTCTGTTACCTGTTGTTGGTGCAATAGCTGCTGGGAATAGTGTTGTTATAAAGCCTTCTGAAATAGCTCCAGCTACTGCTAAACTTATTGCTGAACTAGTGCCAAAATATCTCAACAGA gaTGCTTTTCCAGTTATTTTAGGAGGCGTAGAAGAAACAACTCAGTTACTTAAACAAagatttgattatattttctatacaggATCAACATCTGTAGGGAAAATAGTTAGAGCTGCTGCAAATGAATACTTAACACCTGTCACATTGGAATTAGGTGGTaaaag CCCCTTATATATAGATGGTACTGTTAATATGGATATTGCCGTTAAGCGTATAATTTGgggaaaatgtattaatgctGGACAAACATGTATTGCACCAGACTATATTTTGTGTACTcgtcaaattcaaaatacatttgtagAGAAAGCGAAACAACTGATAAAAACCTGGTACACTGATGATCCAAAAAATTCTCCAGATTTTTGTAGAATAGTTtctgaaaaacattttgt gaggTTATTAGACTTGATGACTAATAGCGGATCAATTGCAGTTGGTGGCAGACATGACAAAAAAGATCTCTATATTGAACCAACAATATTGACTGATGTGAAACCTACAGATCCTATAATGAAAGAAGAAATTTTTGGTCCAATTTTACCAATTGTAATTGTTGATAATGCTTATGATgctatcaattttattaacggcag AAATCATAGTCCATTGgctttatatgtatttactcaAAGTAAAGCAACCATTGACAACATGTTGGAAAACGTGAAAGCTGGTGGAGTTTGTGTCAATGATACTATAGTACATGTGACtg ttgAAAATCTACCATTTGGAGGAGTTGGTCTTAGTGGAATGGGAGCCTACCATGGAAAACATACTTTTGATACATTCACTCATCGGAAAAGCTGTTTGATCAAAGATTTTAACATCATTGGAGAATCATTTTCTTC tgcaaAATATCCGCCATATTCTGACAAGAAACTAAGCATGGTATCTTTCTTGATGAAGAAGAAACCaaacattaatttcaaatttctgcCATATGTGTTTGTATTTGGTCTTGGGGTTTGTGCTACCTTTGcattcaagtatttaaataaggtACATTCAAGGtctaattttcgtttttaa
- the LOC114125886 gene encoding aldehyde dehydrogenase, dimeric NADP-preferring isoform X2: MSDATKTTIPVLLQVTAAEDELQPLNVESANGVRGSDDDSLTEVVISDSNLEPLSIVFNKFTHEYPITPSANNSILGTTTNEIMANYADVVEKARTAFNSNQTKSLHLRKHHLRQLLKLLNENSSDLQLALASDLRKSKQEAVLFEIEYLKNDIVNALGSVESWMKTERPDKPLINIMDDVLIHKDPYGVVLVMGAWNYPLQLTLLPVVGAIAAGNSVVIKPSEIAPATAKLIAELVPKYLNRDAFPVILGGVEETTQLLKQRFDYIFYTGSTSVGKIVRAAANEYLTPVTLELGGKSPLYIDGTVNMDIAVKRIIWGKCINAGQTCIAPDYILCTRQIQNTFVEKAKQLIKTWYTDDPKNSPDFCRIVSEKHFVRLLDLMTNSGSIAVGGRHDKKDLYIEPTILTDVKPTDPIMKEEIFGPILPIVIVDNAYDAINFINGRSKPLTLYVFSSDQEMQNLFMRQTSSGSFCVNDTVSHYAVENLPFGGVGLSGMGAYHGKHTFDTFTHRKSCLIKDFNIIGESFSSAKYPPYSDKKLSMVSFLMKKKPNINFKFLPYVFVFGLGVCATFAFKYLNKVHSRSNFRF; this comes from the exons GTTCGCGGTTCAGATGATGATAGTTTGACCGAGGTCGTGATTTCCGATAGTAACCTTGAACCTCTAA gtattgtgtttaataaattcactCACGAATATCCTATTACTCCATCGGCGAATAATTCCATACttg GTACAACAACTAACGAAATAATGGCTAACTATGCAGAT GTTGTAGAGAAAGCTAGAACAGCTTTCAATAGTAATCAAACAAAATCGTTACATCTCAGAAAACATCACCTTAGGCAACTTCTCAAACTCTTAAATGAAAATTCTTCAGATTTGCAATTAGCCTTAGCTTCTGATTTAAGAaag aGCAAACAAGAAGcagtattatttgaaattgaatatttaaaaaatgatattgtcAACGCTCTAGGTTCAGTAGAATCCTGGATGAAAACAGAAAGG ccTGATAAAccattgattaatataatggatgatgtattaatacataagGATCCATATGGAGTTGTATTGGTAATGGGAGCTTGGAATTACCCATTACAGCTAACTCTGTTACCTGTTGTTGGTGCAATAGCTGCTGGGAATAGTGTTGTTATAAAGCCTTCTGAAATAGCTCCAGCTACTGCTAAACTTATTGCTGAACTAGTGCCAAAATATCTCAACAGA gaTGCTTTTCCAGTTATTTTAGGAGGCGTAGAAGAAACAACTCAGTTACTTAAACAAagatttgattatattttctatacaggATCAACATCTGTAGGGAAAATAGTTAGAGCTGCTGCAAATGAATACTTAACACCTGTCACATTGGAATTAGGTGGTaaaag CCCCTTATATATAGATGGTACTGTTAATATGGATATTGCCGTTAAGCGTATAATTTGgggaaaatgtattaatgctGGACAAACATGTATTGCACCAGACTATATTTTGTGTACTcgtcaaattcaaaatacatttgtagAGAAAGCGAAACAACTGATAAAAACCTGGTACACTGATGATCCAAAAAATTCTCCAGATTTTTGTAGAATAGTTtctgaaaaacattttgt gaggTTATTAGACTTGATGACTAATAGCGGATCAATTGCAGTTGGTGGCAGACATGACAAAAAAGATCTCTATATTGAACCAACAATATTGACTGATGTGAAACCTACAGATCCTATAATGAAAGAAGAAATTTTTGGTCCAATTTTACCAATTGTAATTGTTGATAATGCTTATGATgctatcaattttattaacggcag GAGTAAACCattaacattatatgtattctCTTCCGACCAAGAAATgcagaatttatttatgagaCAAACTTCTAGTGGATCATTTTGTGTAAATGACACCGTTAGTCATTATGCCG ttgAAAATCTACCATTTGGAGGAGTTGGTCTTAGTGGAATGGGAGCCTACCATGGAAAACATACTTTTGATACATTCACTCATCGGAAAAGCTGTTTGATCAAAGATTTTAACATCATTGGAGAATCATTTTCTTC tgcaaAATATCCGCCATATTCTGACAAGAAACTAAGCATGGTATCTTTCTTGATGAAGAAGAAACCaaacattaatttcaaatttctgcCATATGTGTTTGTATTTGGTCTTGGGGTTTGTGCTACCTTTGcattcaagtatttaaataaggtACATTCAAGGtctaattttcgtttttaa
- the LOC114125886 gene encoding aldehyde dehydrogenase, dimeric NADP-preferring isoform X1: MSDATKTTIPVLLQVTAAEDELQPLNVESANGVRGSDDDSLTEVVISDSNLEPLSIVFNKFTHEYPITPSANNSILGTTTNEIMANYADVVEKARTAFNSNQTKSLHLRKHHLRQLLKLLNENSSDLQLALASDLRKSKQEAVLFEIEYLKNDIVNALGSVESWMKTERPDKPLINIMDDVLIHKDPYGVVLVMGAWNYPLQLTLLPVVGAIAAGNSVVIKPSEIAPATAKLIAELVPKYLNRDAFPVILGGVEETTQLLKQRFDYIFYTGSTSVGKIVRAAANEYLTPVTLELGGKSPLYIDGTVNMDIAVKRIIWGKCINAGQTCIAPDYILCTRQIQNTFVEKAKQLIKTWYTDDPKNSPDFCRIVSEKHFVRLLDLMTNSGSIAVGGRHDKKDLYIEPTILTDVKPTDPIMKEEIFGPILPIVIVDNAYDAINFINGRNHSPLALYVFTQSKATIDNMLENVKAGGVCVNDTIVHVTVENLPFGGVGLSGMGAYHGKHTFDTFTHRKSCLIKDFNIIGESFSSAKYPPYSDKKLSMVSFLMKKKPNINFKFLPYVFVFGLGVCATFAFKYLNKVHSRSNFRF, translated from the exons GTTCGCGGTTCAGATGATGATAGTTTGACCGAGGTCGTGATTTCCGATAGTAACCTTGAACCTCTAA gtattgtgtttaataaattcactCACGAATATCCTATTACTCCATCGGCGAATAATTCCATACttg GTACAACAACTAACGAAATAATGGCTAACTATGCAGAT GTTGTAGAGAAAGCTAGAACAGCTTTCAATAGTAATCAAACAAAATCGTTACATCTCAGAAAACATCACCTTAGGCAACTTCTCAAACTCTTAAATGAAAATTCTTCAGATTTGCAATTAGCCTTAGCTTCTGATTTAAGAaag aGCAAACAAGAAGcagtattatttgaaattgaatatttaaaaaatgatattgtcAACGCTCTAGGTTCAGTAGAATCCTGGATGAAAACAGAAAGG ccTGATAAAccattgattaatataatggatgatgtattaatacataagGATCCATATGGAGTTGTATTGGTAATGGGAGCTTGGAATTACCCATTACAGCTAACTCTGTTACCTGTTGTTGGTGCAATAGCTGCTGGGAATAGTGTTGTTATAAAGCCTTCTGAAATAGCTCCAGCTACTGCTAAACTTATTGCTGAACTAGTGCCAAAATATCTCAACAGA gaTGCTTTTCCAGTTATTTTAGGAGGCGTAGAAGAAACAACTCAGTTACTTAAACAAagatttgattatattttctatacaggATCAACATCTGTAGGGAAAATAGTTAGAGCTGCTGCAAATGAATACTTAACACCTGTCACATTGGAATTAGGTGGTaaaag CCCCTTATATATAGATGGTACTGTTAATATGGATATTGCCGTTAAGCGTATAATTTGgggaaaatgtattaatgctGGACAAACATGTATTGCACCAGACTATATTTTGTGTACTcgtcaaattcaaaatacatttgtagAGAAAGCGAAACAACTGATAAAAACCTGGTACACTGATGATCCAAAAAATTCTCCAGATTTTTGTAGAATAGTTtctgaaaaacattttgt gaggTTATTAGACTTGATGACTAATAGCGGATCAATTGCAGTTGGTGGCAGACATGACAAAAAAGATCTCTATATTGAACCAACAATATTGACTGATGTGAAACCTACAGATCCTATAATGAAAGAAGAAATTTTTGGTCCAATTTTACCAATTGTAATTGTTGATAATGCTTATGATgctatcaattttattaacggcag AAATCATAGTCCATTGgctttatatgtatttactcaAAGTAAAGCAACCATTGACAACATGTTGGAAAACGTGAAAGCTGGTGGAGTTTGTGTCAATGATACTATAGTACATGTGACtg ttgAAAATCTACCATTTGGAGGAGTTGGTCTTAGTGGAATGGGAGCCTACCATGGAAAACATACTTTTGATACATTCACTCATCGGAAAAGCTGTTTGATCAAAGATTTTAACATCATTGGAGAATCATTTTCTTC tgcaaAATATCCGCCATATTCTGACAAGAAACTAAGCATGGTATCTTTCTTGATGAAGAAGAAACCaaacattaatttcaaatttctgcCATATGTGTTTGTATTTGGTCTTGGGGTTTGTGCTACCTTTGcattcaagtatttaaataaggtACATTCAAGGtctaattttcgtttttaa
- the LOC114125886 gene encoding aldehyde dehydrogenase, dimeric NADP-preferring isoform X3 has product MSDATKTTIPVLLQVTAAEDELQPLNVESANGVRGSDDDSLTEVVISDSNLEPLSIVFNKFTHEYPITPSANNSILGTTTNEIMANYADVVEKARTAFNSNQTKSLHLRKHHLRQLLKLLNENSSDLQLALASDLRKSKQEAVLFEIEYLKNDIVNALGSVESWMKTERPDKPLINIMDDVLIHKDPYGVVLVMGAWNYPLQLTLLPVVGAIAAGNSVVIKPSEIAPATAKLIAELVPKYLNRDAFPVILGGVEETTQLLKQRFDYIFYTGSTSVGKIVRAAANEYLTPVTLELGGKSPLYIDGTVNMDIAVKRIIWGKCINAGQTCIAPDYILCTRQIQNTFVEKAKQLIKTWYTDDPKNSPDFCRIVSEKHFVRLLDLMTNSGSIAVGGRHDKKDLYIEPTILTDVKPTDPIMKEEIFGPILPIVIVDNAYDAINFINGRNHSPLALYVFTQSKATIDNMLENVKAGGVCVNDTIVHVTVENLPFGGVGLSGMGAYHGKHTFDTFTHRKSCLIKDFNIIGESFSSAKYPPYSDKKLSMVSFLMKKKPNINFKFLPYVFVFGLGVCATFAFKYLNKITDEETE; this is encoded by the exons GTTCGCGGTTCAGATGATGATAGTTTGACCGAGGTCGTGATTTCCGATAGTAACCTTGAACCTCTAA gtattgtgtttaataaattcactCACGAATATCCTATTACTCCATCGGCGAATAATTCCATACttg GTACAACAACTAACGAAATAATGGCTAACTATGCAGAT GTTGTAGAGAAAGCTAGAACAGCTTTCAATAGTAATCAAACAAAATCGTTACATCTCAGAAAACATCACCTTAGGCAACTTCTCAAACTCTTAAATGAAAATTCTTCAGATTTGCAATTAGCCTTAGCTTCTGATTTAAGAaag aGCAAACAAGAAGcagtattatttgaaattgaatatttaaaaaatgatattgtcAACGCTCTAGGTTCAGTAGAATCCTGGATGAAAACAGAAAGG ccTGATAAAccattgattaatataatggatgatgtattaatacataagGATCCATATGGAGTTGTATTGGTAATGGGAGCTTGGAATTACCCATTACAGCTAACTCTGTTACCTGTTGTTGGTGCAATAGCTGCTGGGAATAGTGTTGTTATAAAGCCTTCTGAAATAGCTCCAGCTACTGCTAAACTTATTGCTGAACTAGTGCCAAAATATCTCAACAGA gaTGCTTTTCCAGTTATTTTAGGAGGCGTAGAAGAAACAACTCAGTTACTTAAACAAagatttgattatattttctatacaggATCAACATCTGTAGGGAAAATAGTTAGAGCTGCTGCAAATGAATACTTAACACCTGTCACATTGGAATTAGGTGGTaaaag CCCCTTATATATAGATGGTACTGTTAATATGGATATTGCCGTTAAGCGTATAATTTGgggaaaatgtattaatgctGGACAAACATGTATTGCACCAGACTATATTTTGTGTACTcgtcaaattcaaaatacatttgtagAGAAAGCGAAACAACTGATAAAAACCTGGTACACTGATGATCCAAAAAATTCTCCAGATTTTTGTAGAATAGTTtctgaaaaacattttgt gaggTTATTAGACTTGATGACTAATAGCGGATCAATTGCAGTTGGTGGCAGACATGACAAAAAAGATCTCTATATTGAACCAACAATATTGACTGATGTGAAACCTACAGATCCTATAATGAAAGAAGAAATTTTTGGTCCAATTTTACCAATTGTAATTGTTGATAATGCTTATGATgctatcaattttattaacggcag AAATCATAGTCCATTGgctttatatgtatttactcaAAGTAAAGCAACCATTGACAACATGTTGGAAAACGTGAAAGCTGGTGGAGTTTGTGTCAATGATACTATAGTACATGTGACtg ttgAAAATCTACCATTTGGAGGAGTTGGTCTTAGTGGAATGGGAGCCTACCATGGAAAACATACTTTTGATACATTCACTCATCGGAAAAGCTGTTTGATCAAAGATTTTAACATCATTGGAGAATCATTTTCTTC tgcaaAATATCCGCCATATTCTGACAAGAAACTAAGCATGGTATCTTTCTTGATGAAGAAGAAACCaaacattaatttcaaatttctgcCATATGTGTTTGTATTTGGTCTTGGGGTTTGTGCTACCTTTGcattcaagtatttaaataag
- the LOC114125886 gene encoding aldehyde dehydrogenase, dimeric NADP-preferring isoform X5 → MSDATKTTIPVLLQVTAAEDELQPLNVESANGVRGSDDDSLTEVVISDSNLEPLSTTTNEIMANYADVVEKARTAFNSNQTKSLHLRKHHLRQLLKLLNENSSDLQLALASDLRKSKQEAVLFEIEYLKNDIVNALGSVESWMKTERPDKPLINIMDDVLIHKDPYGVVLVMGAWNYPLQLTLLPVVGAIAAGNSVVIKPSEIAPATAKLIAELVPKYLNRDAFPVILGGVEETTQLLKQRFDYIFYTGSTSVGKIVRAAANEYLTPVTLELGGKSPLYIDGTVNMDIAVKRIIWGKCINAGQTCIAPDYILCTRQIQNTFVEKAKQLIKTWYTDDPKNSPDFCRIVSEKHFVRLLDLMTNSGSIAVGGRHDKKDLYIEPTILTDVKPTDPIMKEEIFGPILPIVIVDNAYDAINFINGRNHSPLALYVFTQSKATIDNMLENVKAGGVCVNDTIVHVTVENLPFGGVGLSGMGAYHGKHTFDTFTHRKSCLIKDFNIIGESFSSAKYPPYSDKKLSMVSFLMKKKPNINFKFLPYVFVFGLGVCATFAFKYLNKVHSRSNFRF, encoded by the exons GTTCGCGGTTCAGATGATGATAGTTTGACCGAGGTCGTGATTTCCGATAGTAACCTTGAACCTCTAA GTACAACAACTAACGAAATAATGGCTAACTATGCAGAT GTTGTAGAGAAAGCTAGAACAGCTTTCAATAGTAATCAAACAAAATCGTTACATCTCAGAAAACATCACCTTAGGCAACTTCTCAAACTCTTAAATGAAAATTCTTCAGATTTGCAATTAGCCTTAGCTTCTGATTTAAGAaag aGCAAACAAGAAGcagtattatttgaaattgaatatttaaaaaatgatattgtcAACGCTCTAGGTTCAGTAGAATCCTGGATGAAAACAGAAAGG ccTGATAAAccattgattaatataatggatgatgtattaatacataagGATCCATATGGAGTTGTATTGGTAATGGGAGCTTGGAATTACCCATTACAGCTAACTCTGTTACCTGTTGTTGGTGCAATAGCTGCTGGGAATAGTGTTGTTATAAAGCCTTCTGAAATAGCTCCAGCTACTGCTAAACTTATTGCTGAACTAGTGCCAAAATATCTCAACAGA gaTGCTTTTCCAGTTATTTTAGGAGGCGTAGAAGAAACAACTCAGTTACTTAAACAAagatttgattatattttctatacaggATCAACATCTGTAGGGAAAATAGTTAGAGCTGCTGCAAATGAATACTTAACACCTGTCACATTGGAATTAGGTGGTaaaag CCCCTTATATATAGATGGTACTGTTAATATGGATATTGCCGTTAAGCGTATAATTTGgggaaaatgtattaatgctGGACAAACATGTATTGCACCAGACTATATTTTGTGTACTcgtcaaattcaaaatacatttgtagAGAAAGCGAAACAACTGATAAAAACCTGGTACACTGATGATCCAAAAAATTCTCCAGATTTTTGTAGAATAGTTtctgaaaaacattttgt gaggTTATTAGACTTGATGACTAATAGCGGATCAATTGCAGTTGGTGGCAGACATGACAAAAAAGATCTCTATATTGAACCAACAATATTGACTGATGTGAAACCTACAGATCCTATAATGAAAGAAGAAATTTTTGGTCCAATTTTACCAATTGTAATTGTTGATAATGCTTATGATgctatcaattttattaacggcag AAATCATAGTCCATTGgctttatatgtatttactcaAAGTAAAGCAACCATTGACAACATGTTGGAAAACGTGAAAGCTGGTGGAGTTTGTGTCAATGATACTATAGTACATGTGACtg ttgAAAATCTACCATTTGGAGGAGTTGGTCTTAGTGGAATGGGAGCCTACCATGGAAAACATACTTTTGATACATTCACTCATCGGAAAAGCTGTTTGATCAAAGATTTTAACATCATTGGAGAATCATTTTCTTC tgcaaAATATCCGCCATATTCTGACAAGAAACTAAGCATGGTATCTTTCTTGATGAAGAAGAAACCaaacattaatttcaaatttctgcCATATGTGTTTGTATTTGGTCTTGGGGTTTGTGCTACCTTTGcattcaagtatttaaataaggtACATTCAAGGtctaattttcgtttttaa
- the LOC114125886 gene encoding aldehyde dehydrogenase, dimeric NADP-preferring isoform X4 produces the protein MSDATKTTIPVLLQVTAAEDELQPLNVESANGVRGSDDDSLTEVVISDSNLEPLSIVFNKFTHEYPITPSANNSILGTTTNEIMANYADVVEKARTAFNSNQTKSLHLRKHHLRQLLKLLNENSSDLQLALASDLRKSKQEAVLFEIEYLKNDIVNALGSVESWMKTERPDKPLINIMDDVLIHKDPYGVVLVMGAWNYPLQLTLLPVVGAIAAGNSVVIKPSEIAPATAKLIAELVPKYLNRDAFPVILGGVEETTQLLKQRFDYIFYTGSTSVGKIVRAAANEYLTPVTLELGGKSPLYIDGTVNMDIAVKRIIWGKCINAGQTCIAPDYILCTRQIQNTFVEKAKQLIKTWYTDDPKNSPDFCRIVSEKHFVRLLDLMTNSGSIAVGGRHDKKDLYIEPTILTDVKPTDPIMKEEIFGPILPIVIVDNAYDAINFINGRSKPLTLYVFSSDQEMQNLFMRQTSSGSFCVNDTVSHYAVENLPFGGVGLSGMGAYHGKHTFDTFTHRKSCLIKDFNIIGESFSSAKYPPYSDKKLSMVSFLMKKKPNINFKFLPYVFVFGLGVCATFAFKYLNKITDEETE, from the exons GTTCGCGGTTCAGATGATGATAGTTTGACCGAGGTCGTGATTTCCGATAGTAACCTTGAACCTCTAA gtattgtgtttaataaattcactCACGAATATCCTATTACTCCATCGGCGAATAATTCCATACttg GTACAACAACTAACGAAATAATGGCTAACTATGCAGAT GTTGTAGAGAAAGCTAGAACAGCTTTCAATAGTAATCAAACAAAATCGTTACATCTCAGAAAACATCACCTTAGGCAACTTCTCAAACTCTTAAATGAAAATTCTTCAGATTTGCAATTAGCCTTAGCTTCTGATTTAAGAaag aGCAAACAAGAAGcagtattatttgaaattgaatatttaaaaaatgatattgtcAACGCTCTAGGTTCAGTAGAATCCTGGATGAAAACAGAAAGG ccTGATAAAccattgattaatataatggatgatgtattaatacataagGATCCATATGGAGTTGTATTGGTAATGGGAGCTTGGAATTACCCATTACAGCTAACTCTGTTACCTGTTGTTGGTGCAATAGCTGCTGGGAATAGTGTTGTTATAAAGCCTTCTGAAATAGCTCCAGCTACTGCTAAACTTATTGCTGAACTAGTGCCAAAATATCTCAACAGA gaTGCTTTTCCAGTTATTTTAGGAGGCGTAGAAGAAACAACTCAGTTACTTAAACAAagatttgattatattttctatacaggATCAACATCTGTAGGGAAAATAGTTAGAGCTGCTGCAAATGAATACTTAACACCTGTCACATTGGAATTAGGTGGTaaaag CCCCTTATATATAGATGGTACTGTTAATATGGATATTGCCGTTAAGCGTATAATTTGgggaaaatgtattaatgctGGACAAACATGTATTGCACCAGACTATATTTTGTGTACTcgtcaaattcaaaatacatttgtagAGAAAGCGAAACAACTGATAAAAACCTGGTACACTGATGATCCAAAAAATTCTCCAGATTTTTGTAGAATAGTTtctgaaaaacattttgt gaggTTATTAGACTTGATGACTAATAGCGGATCAATTGCAGTTGGTGGCAGACATGACAAAAAAGATCTCTATATTGAACCAACAATATTGACTGATGTGAAACCTACAGATCCTATAATGAAAGAAGAAATTTTTGGTCCAATTTTACCAATTGTAATTGTTGATAATGCTTATGATgctatcaattttattaacggcag GAGTAAACCattaacattatatgtattctCTTCCGACCAAGAAATgcagaatttatttatgagaCAAACTTCTAGTGGATCATTTTGTGTAAATGACACCGTTAGTCATTATGCCG ttgAAAATCTACCATTTGGAGGAGTTGGTCTTAGTGGAATGGGAGCCTACCATGGAAAACATACTTTTGATACATTCACTCATCGGAAAAGCTGTTTGATCAAAGATTTTAACATCATTGGAGAATCATTTTCTTC tgcaaAATATCCGCCATATTCTGACAAGAAACTAAGCATGGTATCTTTCTTGATGAAGAAGAAACCaaacattaatttcaaatttctgcCATATGTGTTTGTATTTGGTCTTGGGGTTTGTGCTACCTTTGcattcaagtatttaaataag